The genome window AACGGCTACCAAAAATACGAAGTCACCTCTGACCAGACGATCATCAAAATGCTGGAGGAGAAGCCTCCCGTAAAAGGGAACGATCTGTACCTTACCATCGACGAGGATGTTCAACTGGGAATTCGCGACTTTATCAAAGGCTTTCTGCCTGATCTGAGGCGGACGGTGGACAAGGCCTCCCAAGCAAAAGGTGCGTACGTCGTTGCCATGGAAGTGAAAACGGGGAAAATCGTAGCGATGGTCAGCTATCCGGAATACGATCCGAATGTATGGTCGCTTGGCTTGGACAGCGACACCTATGACCAGATCAAGTATTCTGTGACGAACGGCACGATCAAGGATGCCCCGTACGATGTGCGGCCCAAAACAGGCAAAGCTGCCGAAGCGGAAAATTACAAGCATCCTCAGTCCATCGTGCCAAGCGGGTCAGTGGTAAAGCCTGTCACCGTGCTCATGGGAATGGCGGAGAAGGTGATCAGCCCGTATGACAGCTGGGTGGATCCCGGTGCTTATCACTACGGCCGGGGAACAGACACCGTCAACAACGACCAGCATCACAACTACGGTATTCTTACCCCGCAGAAGGCTCTGCAGAAGTCATCCAATACGTATATGGCCCGAATCGGTGAGCTGATGGCCAGCAAGTATGGAAAAGATGCAGTCAGTATCATGCAAAATTATTACCATCAGTTCGGGCTGGGTGTCCAGACGGGGATCGATCTGCCCGGAGAAAACGAAGGCAAGGAAGACTATCTGGTCATGAACAAGGAGTACGGACCGCTCGCCGCTATGGTCCAATCCTCCTTTGGCCAGCAAGTCCGCTTGACTACCATGCAGCTTGCTCAGTATGCCGCGACTCTGGCAAACAAAGGCGTGCGGATGCAGCCGCAGATCGTGGATCAAATCAAGGATAGCCAAGGGAAAGTGGTGCAAACGTTCACTCCCAAGGTAATGAATACGATCAAGCTTCCTGACCTGTACTGGAACATCGTGCATAACGGCATGTATCTGGTGACGCAGCCAGGAGGAACAGCGATCAACGCGTTTGCGGGGCTTCCCTACAAAATAGCGGCGAAAACGGGAACCTCCGAGCAAGACATTTACACGCCAACCACCGTCGTTGACAAGAAAACGGGCAAGACGTCGGAAAAATGGTCGCGTTACGCCCGCATCACCAATGGTGTGCTGATTTCATTCGCGCCGCTGGAAGATCCGAAGTTGGCTGTCGCGGTCGTAGTGCCCGAGGGCGGATATGGCGGCCGTTCTGCAGCGAATATCGCCAGAGCTGTCTATGACATTTACGACAAGAAGGTCGGTCTTGTGACACCGGCAAAAACCGGAAAGTGATTCTTTGTATGTAATCGGAAAAAGGGCAGTGGCAGTGAGGACGGATAGGATCCCCTTTGAGTAGACAAGTGCTGATAAAGCGCAATAAAGTCTACTTGGAGGGGATTTTCGTATGATGAGGTCTGAAGATCTTACTCTTCAATCCAAGCTGCTTCTTCGTCCCATCTGAAACAAACAGTCCCACCAAGGTAAGCGCAGCTCCTAGCATCGCGATCCATGTGATATCCTCATGCAAAATAAGCGAAGAGGCTACAATGGTAATCACTGGCACCAAATATATATACAAACTCGTTTTTACCGCTCCCAAAATCCCCAAGGCCCAGTTCCAGCTTACAAAGCATAAGGCAGAAGCTGCAAACCCTAGAAAGAATAGATGCAATAAGTTGGAGACGCTAACGAACCTCGAGATGTCGAAGGTAAAGTCCAGCGATACGAGAGCAGGTAACATAAACAGTAAACCGTAGAAAAATACTTTGCGCGTGCTACCCACGGTATGATATCCAAGCTTGCTTATTTTTCGCATGAACACAGAATAAACAGCCCAAACGATGGATGCAAGGATGGCCAGTAAGTCTCCTAGGGGATTCAGCTGTAATAGAAAGCTGCCATTACACATAATCAATGCAATCCCGATGATCGCGATAACAAAGCCTACCAAAAAGCGAAGACGTAATTTTTCTCCCTCTAAGCTGAAGTGGGCCAAAACAGCTGTGAAAAATGGGGAAATGGAAGCGATCACGCCAACATTGGAGGCAAACGTATAGGTAAGCGCGATATTTTCAAGTAAAAAGAACAAGGTAACGCCACACAGCCCCGCAATGATATAAAGTAGCTCCTCTTTAAAACCTCTTGTTTTGACTCGCCGAGGGTACACAATCAGCAGTGTAAGATAGCCAATGATAAATCGAAAAAAGAGAATCTCAATAGAAGTAAAATCGACCAGTAAAAGTTTGGTGGATATATAAGTCATGCCCCAAATCAGGATCGTAACGAATGCCGCCAGATGCCCCGCAGATATTCGCTGAGTCTTCATTTCGTGATCTCACTGCTGGCCGGCAATACCGATTCTGTTAGAGGTTCAAAAATTTTCATGTATTGTTTCGGTGTTAATCCGATCATTTTTTTGAAGAAATTCGAAAAATGGCTTTGGCTGCTAAAGCCAGTATGAAAAGCTACCTCCATCGGCGGAATGCCTTGTTCCAACAGTTTTTTAGCATTTCCGATCCGAATGGTCTCAAGATAACGATAGGGGGAGATGCCATTTTGTTTGGTAAAAGAGCGCAGCAGATGATATTTGCTTATTTTCGTCAGCTCGCTCAACTGGTCAAGTGTGATTGGATGTGAGTAGTTTGATTCCAAATACTCACATACCATTCTCAATTCAGTGGTAGGTTCTTGTGGGCAATGCTCCGGTACGGTATCGGAATATTCTTGTAAGAGCTGCTCGATCAGAAACAGAAACAGCTCCTCTTTTTTGAAGTCGCTGTCTCCCTCAGAAATCATCAAATGAAGCTCTCGAAGCGAGGGTGCAAGCTCGCTGCGATAAAGAACGGTTTGTGCAAAGCGGGGCAGGTATTCCTTTCCTGTGATTTCACATACGGCTTGGCGCATGACATCCTCAGGAATGTTAAGACTGCGATAGTCCAGCGTTTTCCCGTCCACCTGTTCACAAGTGTGAGCGTCACGCGGATTGAAGATGATTACATCGCCGGCGTTCGTGATATATTCCTGGTTTCTGCATAACAGATAACGCTTTCCTTTTTCGATAAAGCCTAAGACATAATAATCATGAAAATGGTTTGGAAATTTCTGCATAATCCCTTGAAAACAATACGCCTCTATTTTTAATTTCTTATCGAAAAAGACCGTCCGTACCTCATTGGCCATTCGTTTTCCCCCTTAGCTTGTTGATGTATGGATAACATACCACACGAATGTGAGTGGTTCTTGCATGATGTTGCTCAGTCACAACAAAAGCTGCCACCACTAGCCTGAAACTTGGATAACGTAAGACCTATGTGGTTACTGAGAACGCAAAAAAGGCGGTGGCAGTCCAGGACATTATGCTTCGTCCGTGTCTGCTGCTGCCTTTTTGGTTGGAGCTCTGATTTAAGTCTTGTTCGGATCGTAATAAGTTCCAAGCCGGATCCACGCCTCTTCCATCTCGTTCAGTACGCCTGTCGCCTTTTCCGAATCCCGATGAAACATGGAACGCAGGATCGCAGTCAACAGGGACATGGGAGCGACAAAGGATTCCATATGAGAGGCGATGCCTGTCGGTGTATACAGCACTTCATCCGCGTATTTGCACAGCGGTGAGGAAGGGTAGTCCGTGATGACGATGACACGGGCACCGCGCTTTTTGGCAATCGCGAGAGAATCCACGCTAAAGCGCGTGTAGCGGGCAAACCCGATGCCGACAATCACGTCGTCTTCCTGCAAGCGGTGAAGGCGGTCATTGGTCCGGGGCTCTCCGCTGAACAAGAGCGTATCCTTGTTGAGCAGGTTCAGGTAAAAGTCAAAAAAGGTACCCAGTGCCAAGGTGCTGCGGGCGCTTACTATGCCAATCCGCTTGGCTGACAAAAGCAGCTGCACGATCCGGTCCAGTGCATTGAGATCGATCCGCTCCATCATCAGATTCAGATTGTGGACGTCTTCCTCAAAATGCTGCATGACCGTCTGCTGCTCGGCCTCGGTAACGCTGCGGGTCAGCTGAAAACGTTGGCCGGTCGTCAGACGAGAGCGGACCATCTCCTGCAGCTCGCGAGATAATCCGGGAAACCCGGAATAGCCGAGGAACGTGGCGAATCGCGTGACTGTTGCTTCGCTCACGCCTGCCTCACGGGCCATTTCCGCTACATTATAAAACGCCGATGATTCGGGATCACGCAATATCACATCCGCGATGGCCTGCTGGGAGGGGCTCATCTGCGGGTACATATGAGACAGCTTTTGCAATACGGTAAGGCTCTGATTCAAATAGGCTCACTCCTGTCCAGCACAAATCCTGCGATAAGTATACGACAGGTCAGAAGGAGTGACAATTGCGCCCCTTACACGAGCGGATCTTGTTTGAGCGCAGCCATGCTTTTCTCGAATGCATCCAGAGTCGCTTTGACCTCGGCTGGGCCATGGGCCGCTGATAGGGAGAATCGGTTCATCGGCTTGGAATAGACGCCGTTTTCCATCAAGAGATAGTCGAGAGCCAGGCGGAGCTGATTGTTGTTTTTGCCCAGATCGCGGTAGTGACCGACAGTCTCCCCTGTCGCCAGGACATTGAAGATGGTGCCTTCGCCGAGGGTATGGAAGGGCAGGGCGTATTCCTTGGCGAGCGCGTCGATGCCAGTTCGCAGCTCGTTCGTTTGTGCCACGATCTGCGCAAAGTTACCCGGCTGCTTCAAGTAGCGGATGGTAGCTAGGCCAGCGGCGATCGACAGCGGATTCCCATTAAAAGTACCGCTGTGGAAGACGACCTCCGACTTTTTGCTGGAGCGCAGCGGGGAGGCCAGCTCCATGATGTCACGCTTGCCGCCCACGACGCCGATGGGGAAGCCGCCGCCTACGACTTTGCCCAGTGCGGTCAGGTCAGGTTGGACACCGTAGAATGCTTGCGCGCCGCCCACCTCGATACGGAAGCCTGTTTTCACTTCGTCAAAAATCAGGACAATGCCCAGCTTCGTCGTGAGCTCGCGCAGGTTTTTCATAAAGGTGCGATCGGCAGCGATATAGCCGGAGAGCATGGGCTCCATGATCACAGACGAGATCAGATCCGCATTTTCAGTCAGGATGCGTTCGCAAGCGTCCCAGTCATTGAAAGGCAGGATGACGCTGTGATCGCGATAGTACTCTGGCGTCCCGAGCGATTCCGGCACGGGATGCGGAGCCTGCGTCGTTCCGGCGAGATCAGCCGTCGGGTTCACGCTTTGCAGGACGTGGTCGTGCGCACCGTGATAATGTCCTTCAAATTTGGCAATGTGAGACTTTCCGGTGTATGCCGTAGCGAGACGCAGGGCAAACAGGGTAGCCTCTAGGCCGGAGTTGGTAAAGCGGACCTGATCAAAGCTCGGGTAGAGCTCTAGCAGCTCGTCGGTCATTTCCATTTCTAGCGGGTGGGTCGCGCCAAAGCTGCTCGTTCCCTGCTTTTCCCAGACCTCTTGAGTCGCTTTCAGAACTTCCGGATGAGCATGGCCGAGCATGAGAGCGCCATAAGACAGCAGGTAGTCCACATAACGGTGACCGTCCAGATCGATCAGGCTTGCTGCCTCGGCTTTTTCAAAAATGATCGGAAAAGGCGCAAAGTAGCGCAGGTTGCCATTTACACCGCCGGAAATCGTATGCTTAGCGCGCTCGAAGAAAGCCGCAGATTGTGGTCGGGATGCTTGAAAGGTAGCTTGCAACGATGAAATTTTCATTTCATTACCTCCTTATTTGTGAAATTATTATTGCACGGACCTTTGGGATTTGCAATAATCATTTCATGTCCAAGAATTTTATGAACTGGGGGAATTTTATGAAGACTAAGTTTGCATTCTACATTTTGGGTGCGACCGTGCTGGGGGCAGCCTTTGGTCATTTTTTTCCGGAGCTCGTAAAAGAGATCAAAATCCTGGGTGATGCCTTTATTCGCATGCTCAAGATGATTGTCATTCCCGTCATTGTCACGACGCTCCTGGTCGGGATCGCGGGGATTGGTGACATCAAGCGAATGGGGCGTATCGGGATCAAAACCGTCATTTGGTTTGAATTGATTACCACGCTGATTCTGTTTATCGGACTTGCCATCGCCAATATCGTCAAGCCAGGTAAAGGAATCGATCTCACCCATATTCCCCAAGCCGATCTGACGACGGTCGCTTCGAATACGTCGACGGTTCTCGATGGCAAAACCTTGCTTCTTCACATCATTCCTACCAATATCGTCGATGTCATGGCAAAGAATGATCTTTTGGCCGTCATTTTCTTCTGCATGTTGTTTGGTGTCGCGCTGGTCAAGCTCGGCAATGAAGCCAAACCGTTCGTGTCCATGCTGGAGATCGCCTCCAAGGCTTCCTTTCAGCTCGTGAACATGGTCATGCTGACAGCCCCGATCGGTGTGTTTGCCCTGATGGCCAACACGATTGGGACGTACGGGATCGCTTTGCTCGTTCCGTTGTTGAAACTGATTGGCACCGCTTACCTCGGGCTGGCGGTGGTTGTGTTCGGACTCTTTTCGCTCGTCGCTCTGTTCCTGCGCGTGCCGATCAAGGAAATTTACAAAATGGTCTGGGATCTGATGATTGTCGGCGCTTCGACAGGGAGCACAGAGACCGTCGTTCCACAGCTGATGCAGCGTCTGGAGAAGTACGGGGTGCCCAAGTACATCACATCGTTTGTCATCCCGGCAGGCATGCCGCTCAATTCGGATGGAACCACGCTGTACCTGACCATTGCCGGGCCGTTTATCGCCCAAGCTTTTGGCATCGACATGTCGTGGCAGCAGCAGCTGATGATGGTGCTCTTTTTCATTGTGACGAGTAAAGGGGTCGCCGCCGTTCCTTCGTCCTCCATGGTCATCCTGCTGGCGACGGTTACCGCAGTAGGCTTGCCGCCAGAGGGAGTGGCCCTGATCATCGGGATCGACCGCGTCATCGACATGGCACGGACGGCCGTCAACGTGTTTGGACATGTTTTCTCTTGCATTGCGGTGGCGAAATGGGAAGGCGTATTCCGCAAAGATACGGAGTCTGGGCAGAGTCAATCTGCTTCCGCCTGATGGTTGGCTGATAAAATTCTTTTTTGCGCAGAGCAGGTTGTACACAAGGAATGTTCGCACCAATGGAGAAATGGGGTAGTTGAGTTGTCTGACAAAAACCAGAAGACGAGAAGCGAGGGATTTTTAGGATGAGTCAACGAGTCTATCGAATTGGTGTCATCGGAGCAGGTGTGATGGGGGAGCGGATGATGAATGCCTTGCGCACTCATCAAACATTTCGCATAGCAGCGATCAGTGATGTTTCCGCAGAGCGGGCACAGGAGGCAGCCAAACTGTCCGGAGACGTGCCTTGGTATACCGATCATCGCGAATTGCTTGAGAAGGAAGAGCTGGATGCCGTCTATTTGGCGGTACCGCCCAAATTCCATCACGCGATTGCCCTGGATGTTCTGGCGCATAAAAAGCATTTCCTGTGTGAAAAGCCACTGGCCAACTCCTTGGAGGAAGCCGAAGAAATGCTGCGGGCAGCTACAGAAGCGGGAGTGGTTCACGCGATGAACTTCCCGACGTACTATCAGGCGATCTTTCCGGAGCTGAAACGCCGCTTGGACGAGCTGGGACAGATTCGCCGCATCGATATCCTCACGCACTTTCACCAATGGCCGCGCCCTTGGCAGCAGACGCCCTGGCTTTCCGGTCGGGAGCAAGGCGGCTTCATCCGGGAAGTTTTGCCTCACTACACGCATTTGACCTATGAACTGTTCGGCGATCTGGAGGTCATCCGTTCCGAGGTCGATTATCCGGCTGACCCAGAGGCGTGCGAGACGGGTGTATCCGCTTTCCTGCGCCTGGCGGACGGGACGCCTGTAACGATCAATGGACTCGCTGGCATCGCCCACAAGGAGCATCTGGACTATCGCATTTATGGTACGGAAGGCACGCTCAGCCTGCAAAATTGGACGAATTTATTTGAAGGCAAAGACGACGAGGCGGTATCCCCGCTGGAGATCCCTTTGATCGATCGACTGTCTCACTTGCTGGATGAGTTTGCGAATGCCATCGAAGGGCGAGAGGCGAGACTGGTGACCTTTGAGACCGGAGTAAAAGTGCAAAAGGTGCTGGAGGATTTGCTGGGCAACAACAGATGATTCGACGTGCGATTGCCTACCTTGAAAGAGGTAGGCTTTTTTTTGTTCAAACTCTTTCGATGCTGCAGTCAAGCAGGAAAAGAAGGTTTCATTCACTCGTCAAAGAAATCGTTCATCAGACGGAGCAAGTAACTTCGCATATGCAATCGGTTACGTCCATCTCTTAACAATCCGCTTCGGGCATGCAAAACGTTGCGGCCGTAACGGAGGAGCAGCTCGCCTCCATGCAAGAAATTTCGGTATCGGCAGCATCTTTGACCAAAATGGCGGAAGATATGCAAGCCACCATCGGCACTTTTAAACGATAATAGACGCAGCTTTTTGACACAGGAGATCTAGCGGCAGCCCATGAGGTTCAAGATTGAGTCCATGGCTGCCGCAGATTTTTTTCACAGCGTCATGGCTGCAGGACTTTGCTCTGCATCAAAAAGTCGATAAAGGTCCGCATGATGCCGTGGAGCGGCGTGTCTTTGAGGTAGATGAGCTCGAAGTTGCGATTGATCTGAGGCAGGCTTTGTACGGTGACCTCGAGCAGCTCCCCCTCAGTCAAATCTTTTTGGATGGAAAATCGGGGTAGGAAGGCAATGCCCAGCTTTTGCTTGACCATTCGCTTGACGACCTCGATGTTGTCCACTTCCATCACGACGTTGTTCTGCAGCTGATGATGGCTAAAGGCCGTGCTGATCAGCTTCCAATCCAGCGAACCGCGGTTGAACAGGATCAGACGCTCCCGGGCCACTTCCTCGATGGAGACCTGCTGGCGGCTGGCGAAGGAATGCTCCGGGTAGATGGCGAGCACCATATCGTCCGACATGAGCTGGATGCGATTGATCTGCGGGTGAGTCACTTCCCGGGCGATGCCAAAGGGAACCTCGTGATTCAGCACCATATCGAGGACTTGATGGGAATGACCGGTGAGAATCGTCAGCTTGATTTTTGGATACAGCTTTTGAAATTGCTCGACCAGGTCGGGGAGAATGTAAAACGCAGCGACAAAGACTGTCGAGATGACCAGCTCTCCCTCCACATCGCCGTAGGAGCGCTGGATGGCTTGCTGCCCCTCCTGCAGCATGTGCAGAATGTTTTTGGCGTAGGGTAGGAAGAGGTCGCCTTCCTTGGTCAAGGAAATGGTATGTCCAGTCCGCTGAAAGAGTTTGCACCCCATCGAGGTCTCCAGTGCCTTGATGCGCATGCTTACAGTCGGTTGTGACAGGTAAAGCAGCTCTGCCGTCTTGCTGAAACTCCCGGTCAGGGCGACGAAGATAAACGCTTCAATTTGTTCCATATTCATAGGGAAGACTCCATTATGCAAAATTTTGAACACGGCTATAGCAATCTTTTATTGGATAAGTCTTTACAGATACATTAACGTAAAATCAAGAGACTTGCTAGAACATAGATGAGGATGGCGATAACGATGCCGGGGATGGACATCATTGACTTTCATTGCGATGCGCTGCTGAAAATTTGGGAGCAGGACGGCAAGCTTTCTTTTGCGGATGCAACCGAGCTGGATGCGAATAAAGGACGGCTTTTGCAAGGCGGAATCAAGGTGCAGTGCTTTGCCATTTATACGCCTGCTGACATGAAGGCGGAGCAGCGATTCCAGGCAGCGCTCGATCAGATCCACTTTTTTTACACAGAAGTGCTGGCGAAGAATCCCGAGATGGTCCATATTCGCGAATGGAGCGATTTTGACCGGCTGCAGGACGGACAAATAGGTGCCATGCTGACGCTGGAGGGCGTAGAGCCGATCGGGAATGACCTGAAAAAGCTGCACATCCTTTATCAGCTGGGGGTGCGCTCCGTGGGCTTGACCTGGAATTATGCCAATCTTGCGGCAGATGGCGCCTTGGAGACGCGAAATGCAGGGCTGACTGCCTTTGGAAAAGAAATCATCCAGTTCCATAACGAGCATAAGATCTTGACCGATGTATCGCATCTGGGCGAGGCGAGCTTTTGGGAGACGCTTGAGATCGCGAAATATCCGATCGCCAGCCATTCCAATACAAAAGCCTGGTGCGACAATCCTCGCAATCTGTCCGATGAGCAGGCCAACGCGCTGTTTGCCAAAGGCGGGAATGTGCATGTGGTCTACTGTCCGATGTTTGTCAAAAAGGAAGGCGAGGCAACCATTGCTGACGTGATCCGGCACATCGATCATTTGTCCTCTCTCGGCGGGGTCAGCCGGATCGGACTAGGCTCTGATTTTGACGGAATCACTACCAAGGTCGTCGGACTGGAGCACGCAGGAATGACGCAAAATCTCATCAACGAGCTCTTGAAGCATTTTTCCGAGGAAGAAGTACGCGGGTTTGCGGGTCAGAATTTTTTGCGAAATCGACCGGTGTAACCGTAGCCAATAGGAGGGAAAGAAACGATGGCGAAAAAGATTCGCGAGTACGGCGTCACCATCGGGCAACTGCCGACTGGGGAGAAAAACGACATCACGGATGTGGCAGACGTGAGGGTCGGCCATGTCACGATCAAGCGAGAGCTGGAGGGAGACCAGGAGTACGCCTGCACGGGTGTCACGGCGATCGTGCCGCACGGAGGCAGTCTGTTTCGGGAAAAAGTGACAGCAGCCAGCTACGTAATCAATGGATTTGGCAAAACGACCGGGCTCGTGCAAGTAAATGAGCTCGGGGTGCTGGAGTCGCCCATCCTGCTGACCAATACCTTTTCCGTGCCTGCCGCTACACAAGGAGCGCTCCAATACATGCTGGATTCGCATGAAGAAATCGGGGACACGACAGGTACGATCAACATCGTGGTGGGCGAGTGCAACGACAGCCATCTCAACTCCATTCGCCGCTGCACCGTACAACCGGAGGACGCCATGGAGGCGATCCGCACAGCAACCAGCGGACCGGTGGCAGAAGGGGCAGTAGGTGCCGGTACCGG of Brevibacillus choshinensis contains these proteins:
- a CDS encoding peptidoglycan D,D-transpeptidase FtsI family protein; amino-acid sequence: MNKQQEQKQRTMLTKRLNILFVIVFLIFTVVVLRLADIQIAEGQDYAKQASKQNFKETPITAIRGDIYDKNGKVIVNNRASFTAVFHELDDMTSHDYLNLVTKLEKVLTGTNKASLLKKMDVGYELKNGKMERTMRLSPKLTEKDLKFDLSPKEIAYLEEHLSELPGVEVLTKPIRVYDPKQVAVQAIGYVRPYHVAENLGSDFYLQQKDHYQPNQMVGLDGVERSYEEQLRGENGYQKYEVTSDQTIIKMLEEKPPVKGNDLYLTIDEDVQLGIRDFIKGFLPDLRRTVDKASQAKGAYVVAMEVKTGKIVAMVSYPEYDPNVWSLGLDSDTYDQIKYSVTNGTIKDAPYDVRPKTGKAAEAENYKHPQSIVPSGSVVKPVTVLMGMAEKVISPYDSWVDPGAYHYGRGTDTVNNDQHHNYGILTPQKALQKSSNTYMARIGELMASKYGKDAVSIMQNYYHQFGLGVQTGIDLPGENEGKEDYLVMNKEYGPLAAMVQSSFGQQVRLTTMQLAQYAATLANKGVRMQPQIVDQIKDSQGKVVQTFTPKVMNTIKLPDLYWNIVHNGMYLVTQPGGTAINAFAGLPYKIAAKTGTSEQDIYTPTTVVDKKTGKTSEKWSRYARITNGVLISFAPLEDPKLAVAVVVPEGGYGGRSAANIARAVYDIYDKKVGLVTPAKTGK
- a CDS encoding DMT family transporter — translated: MKTQRISAGHLAAFVTILIWGMTYISTKLLLVDFTSIEILFFRFIIGYLTLLIVYPRRVKTRGFKEELLYIIAGLCGVTLFFLLENIALTYTFASNVGVIASISPFFTAVLAHFSLEGEKLRLRFLVGFVIAIIGIALIMCNGSFLLQLNPLGDLLAILASIVWAVYSVFMRKISKLGYHTVGSTRKVFFYGLLFMLPALVSLDFTFDISRFVSVSNLLHLFFLGFAASALCFVSWNWALGILGAVKTSLYIYLVPVITIVASSLILHEDITWIAMLGAALTLVGLFVSDGTKKQLGLKSKIFRPHHTKIPSK
- a CDS encoding helix-turn-helix domain-containing protein → MANEVRTVFFDKKLKIEAYCFQGIMQKFPNHFHDYYVLGFIEKGKRYLLCRNQEYITNAGDVIIFNPRDAHTCEQVDGKTLDYRSLNIPEDVMRQAVCEITGKEYLPRFAQTVLYRSELAPSLRELHLMISEGDSDFKKEELFLFLIEQLLQEYSDTVPEHCPQEPTTELRMVCEYLESNYSHPITLDQLSELTKISKYHLLRSFTKQNGISPYRYLETIRIGNAKKLLEQGIPPMEVAFHTGFSSQSHFSNFFKKMIGLTPKQYMKIFEPLTESVLPASSEITK
- a CDS encoding MurR/RpiR family transcriptional regulator; its protein translation is MNQSLTVLQKLSHMYPQMSPSQQAIADVILRDPESSAFYNVAEMAREAGVSEATVTRFATFLGYSGFPGLSRELQEMVRSRLTTGQRFQLTRSVTEAEQQTVMQHFEEDVHNLNLMMERIDLNALDRIVQLLLSAKRIGIVSARSTLALGTFFDFYLNLLNKDTLLFSGEPRTNDRLHRLQEDDVIVGIGFARYTRFSVDSLAIAKKRGARVIVITDYPSSPLCKYADEVLYTPTGIASHMESFVAPMSLLTAILRSMFHRDSEKATGVLNEMEEAWIRLGTYYDPNKT
- a CDS encoding aspartate aminotransferase family protein; translation: MKISSLQATFQASRPQSAAFFERAKHTISGGVNGNLRYFAPFPIIFEKAEAASLIDLDGHRYVDYLLSYGALMLGHAHPEVLKATQEVWEKQGTSSFGATHPLEMEMTDELLELYPSFDQVRFTNSGLEATLFALRLATAYTGKSHIAKFEGHYHGAHDHVLQSVNPTADLAGTTQAPHPVPESLGTPEYYRDHSVILPFNDWDACERILTENADLISSVIMEPMLSGYIAADRTFMKNLRELTTKLGIVLIFDEVKTGFRIEVGGAQAFYGVQPDLTALGKVVGGGFPIGVVGGKRDIMELASPLRSSKKSEVVFHSGTFNGNPLSIAAGLATIRYLKQPGNFAQIVAQTNELRTGIDALAKEYALPFHTLGEGTIFNVLATGETVGHYRDLGKNNNQLRLALDYLLMENGVYSKPMNRFSLSAAHGPAEVKATLDAFEKSMAALKQDPLV
- a CDS encoding dicarboxylate/amino acid:cation symporter, producing MKTKFAFYILGATVLGAAFGHFFPELVKEIKILGDAFIRMLKMIVIPVIVTTLLVGIAGIGDIKRMGRIGIKTVIWFELITTLILFIGLAIANIVKPGKGIDLTHIPQADLTTVASNTSTVLDGKTLLLHIIPTNIVDVMAKNDLLAVIFFCMLFGVALVKLGNEAKPFVSMLEIASKASFQLVNMVMLTAPIGVFALMANTIGTYGIALLVPLLKLIGTAYLGLAVVVFGLFSLVALFLRVPIKEIYKMVWDLMIVGASTGSTETVVPQLMQRLEKYGVPKYITSFVIPAGMPLNSDGTTLYLTIAGPFIAQAFGIDMSWQQQLMMVLFFIVTSKGVAAVPSSSMVILLATVTAVGLPPEGVALIIGIDRVIDMARTAVNVFGHVFSCIAVAKWEGVFRKDTESGQSQSASA
- a CDS encoding Gfo/Idh/MocA family protein, whose amino-acid sequence is MSQRVYRIGVIGAGVMGERMMNALRTHQTFRIAAISDVSAERAQEAAKLSGDVPWYTDHRELLEKEELDAVYLAVPPKFHHAIALDVLAHKKHFLCEKPLANSLEEAEEMLRAATEAGVVHAMNFPTYYQAIFPELKRRLDELGQIRRIDILTHFHQWPRPWQQTPWLSGREQGGFIREVLPHYTHLTYELFGDLEVIRSEVDYPADPEACETGVSAFLRLADGTPVTINGLAGIAHKEHLDYRIYGTEGTLSLQNWTNLFEGKDDEAVSPLEIPLIDRLSHLLDEFANAIEGREARLVTFETGVKVQKVLEDLLGNNR
- a CDS encoding LysR family transcriptional regulator: MNMEQIEAFIFVALTGSFSKTAELLYLSQPTVSMRIKALETSMGCKLFQRTGHTISLTKEGDLFLPYAKNILHMLQEGQQAIQRSYGDVEGELVISTVFVAAFYILPDLVEQFQKLYPKIKLTILTGHSHQVLDMVLNHEVPFGIAREVTHPQINRIQLMSDDMVLAIYPEHSFASRQQVSIEEVARERLILFNRGSLDWKLISTAFSHHQLQNNVVMEVDNIEVVKRMVKQKLGIAFLPRFSIQKDLTEGELLEVTVQSLPQINRNFELIYLKDTPLHGIMRTFIDFLMQSKVLQP
- a CDS encoding dipeptidase, coding for MPGMDIIDFHCDALLKIWEQDGKLSFADATELDANKGRLLQGGIKVQCFAIYTPADMKAEQRFQAALDQIHFFYTEVLAKNPEMVHIREWSDFDRLQDGQIGAMLTLEGVEPIGNDLKKLHILYQLGVRSVGLTWNYANLAADGALETRNAGLTAFGKEIIQFHNEHKILTDVSHLGEASFWETLEIAKYPIASHSNTKAWCDNPRNLSDEQANALFAKGGNVHVVYCPMFVKKEGEATIADVIRHIDHLSSLGGVSRIGLGSDFDGITTKVVGLEHAGMTQNLINELLKHFSEEEVRGFAGQNFLRNRPV